A window of Vulpes lagopus strain Blue_001 chromosome 21, ASM1834538v1, whole genome shotgun sequence contains these coding sequences:
- the LOC121480183 gene encoding olfactory receptor 6C74-like, with translation MGNHTQGIVFILAGLTDDPQLKVMLFVFLLLTYLLSISGNLTIITLTLVDTHLKTPMYFFLRNFSFLEISYTTTCIPKLLVTMATGDKTISYNNCITQLFFAFLLGASEFYLLAAMSYDRYVAICKPLHYTTIMSSKICMQLVFCCWLAGFFTIFVPLLWGLNLDFCASLIVDHFYCDTTPLLQISCSDTQLLETMGFISASMTLVVTLIMVIISYTFIALTILKIPSAKQKKKAFSTCSSHMIVISLSYGSCIFMYVKPSVKQRISFSKGIAVLNTSVAPLLNPFIYTLRNQQVKTAFMNMVQRVVSFSSK, from the coding sequence ATGGGAAACCACACACAAGGGATAGTGTTTATCCTGGCAGGTCTGACTGATGATCCACAACTGAAAGTTATGTTATTTGTCTTCCTGCTTCTCACCTACTTGCTGAGCATCTCTGGCAACTTAACCATCATCACACTCACCCTGGTGGATACTCATCTCAAGACccccatgtattttttccttcgGAATTTTTCCTTCTTAGAAATTTCCTATACTACTACATGCATCCCTAAATTGTTGGTTACTATGGCAACTGGAGACAAAACCATTTCCTATAACAATTGCATTACTCAATTGTTTTTTGCCTTCCTTCTTGGTGCATCTGAATTTTACTTGCTGGCAGCTATGTCCTATGACCGCTATGTTGCCATTTGTAAGCCCCTGCATTACACAACCATCATGAGCAGTAAGATCTGCATGCAACTTGTCTTCTGTTGTTGGCTTGCAGGATTCTTTACCATCTTTGTACCCCTCCTATGGGGTCTAAACCTTGACTTCTGTGCTTCCCTCATTGTTGATCATTTCTACTGTGACACAACCCCCCTGCTGCAGATCTCCTGCTCAGACACACAGCTCTTAGAGACAATGGGATTTATTTCAGCATCAATGACACTTGTGGTCACATTAATCATGGTGATAATATCGTATACCTTTATTGCATTAACAATCCTAAAAATACCTTCAgctaaacagaagaaaaaggctTTTTCAACATGTTCTTCTCACATGATTGTGATATCCCTTTCTTACGGCAGCTGCATCTTCATGTATGTTAAGCCATCAGTCAAACAAAGAATATCTTTCTCCAAGGGAATTGCAGTGCTCAATACCTCCGTGGCTCCACTTTTGAATCCTTTCATCTATACTCTGAGGAACCAGCAAGTAAAAACAGCCTTCATGAACATGGTACAAAGGGTTGTTTCTTTCTCAAGCAAATGA